The Chloroflexota bacterium genome window below encodes:
- a CDS encoding aminotransferase class V-fold PLP-dependent enzyme has protein sequence MADIYRRLGLRPIINARGTHTRLGGTLMRTDVVEAMQAAAGAYVVLDELQDKASEVIARATGAEAGLVVGGAEAGLLIGTAAILAGTDPAKIARLPDTTGMKHEAIMHRAHRNGYDHGVRAAGATIVDIGYGGSALPYQLESAINERTALVVYLMSPWAGQGALPLKRTCEIAHAHDVPVLVDAAAMLPPAENLNTYIGEGADLVTYSGGKGLMGPQSSGILAGRADLIRAARLNGSPYHSVGRAAKAAKEDIVGLIVAIENYLARDHAADMAGWQAQAEYMLERLNDFPGVTSSYIYDGREHPVPRVELIFTPESGIDAHRLVLDMEEHDPRIFLFEPTGPTAKPNSICINTQTMQPGEERIVADSLRGAILARLPQAIAVAST, from the coding sequence GTGGCTGACATCTATCGGCGTCTCGGGTTGCGCCCGATCATCAACGCCCGAGGCACGCACACCCGGCTGGGCGGCACGCTGATGCGCACCGACGTCGTCGAAGCGATGCAGGCGGCGGCCGGCGCCTACGTGGTGCTGGATGAGCTGCAGGACAAGGCCAGCGAGGTCATCGCGCGGGCGACAGGCGCCGAGGCCGGGCTGGTGGTCGGCGGCGCGGAGGCCGGCCTGCTGATCGGGACGGCGGCGATCCTGGCCGGCACGGACCCGGCGAAGATCGCGCGGTTGCCGGATACCACGGGCATGAAGCACGAGGCGATCATGCACCGGGCGCACCGCAACGGCTACGACCACGGTGTGCGGGCGGCCGGCGCCACCATTGTGGACATCGGGTACGGCGGCTCGGCGCTGCCGTATCAACTGGAGTCCGCCATCAACGAGCGGACGGCGCTGGTCGTGTACCTGATGTCGCCGTGGGCCGGGCAGGGCGCGCTGCCGCTCAAGAGGACGTGCGAGATCGCGCATGCCCACGATGTCCCGGTCCTGGTGGACGCCGCCGCGATGCTGCCGCCCGCCGAGAACCTGAACACGTACATCGGCGAGGGCGCGGACCTCGTGACGTACAGCGGCGGCAAGGGCCTGATGGGGCCGCAGTCGTCCGGCATCCTGGCGGGCCGGGCCGACCTGATCCGCGCGGCCCGGTTGAACGGCAGCCCGTATCACAGCGTCGGGCGGGCGGCGAAGGCGGCCAAGGAGGACATCGTCGGGCTGATCGTCGCCATCGAGAACTACCTGGCGCGCGATCACGCCGCCGACATGGCCGGCTGGCAGGCGCAAGCCGAGTACATGCTGGAGCGGCTGAACGATTTCCCCGGCGTCACCTCGTCGTACATCTACGACGGCCGCGAGCACCCGGTCCCGCGCGTCGAGCTGATCTTCACGCCGGAGAGCGGCATCGACGCGCACCGGCTGGTGCTCGACATGGAGGAGCACGACCCGCGCATCTTCCTGTTCGAGCCGACGGGGCCGACGGCGAAGCCGAACAGCATCTGCATCAACACCCAGACGATGCAGCCCGGCGAAGAGCGGATCGTGGCAGACTCGCTGCGGGGGGCGATCCTGGCGCGGCTGCCGCAGGCGATCGCCGTGGCGAGCACGTAG
- a CDS encoding ABC transporter permease, with product MTDSSISVRQQPGAGAAAPVNGVPTPGVRRRPGVWQRFRRHRVALAGAMILLLLTILAVAAPVFSLGNDPYKVDISSYRQGPSAAHVLGTDSSGRDVLSRLLHAGQVSLSVGVVAVAIYTVIGVLLGSISGFYGGLTDSIVMRLADVVLSFPSLILIITVVSVLGPSIYNIMLVIGLLGWPPIARIVRALFLSLREREFVLASRTIGVPNSRIIFRHILPNAVAPVIVAATFGMANAILLEAGLSFLGLGVQPPTPSWGNMLTDAQSLTVLESMPWLWIPPGTMIALAVLSINFIGDGLRDALDPQHVR from the coding sequence ATGACGGATTCGAGCATCTCGGTGCGGCAGCAGCCCGGTGCGGGTGCTGCTGCACCCGTCAACGGCGTGCCGACGCCCGGTGTCCGACGCCGGCCCGGTGTCTGGCAGCGGTTCCGCCGGCACCGTGTGGCGCTGGCCGGCGCGATGATCCTGCTGCTGCTGACGATCCTGGCCGTTGCCGCGCCCGTGTTCTCGCTCGGCAACGATCCGTATAAGGTAGACATCAGCTCGTATCGCCAGGGGCCGAGCGCGGCGCACGTCCTCGGGACGGACTCCTCCGGGCGCGACGTGCTCAGCCGGCTGCTGCACGCCGGGCAGGTCTCACTGTCCGTCGGGGTGGTGGCGGTCGCCATCTACACCGTCATCGGCGTGCTGCTCGGATCGATCTCCGGCTTCTACGGCGGGCTGACCGACTCGATCGTCATGCGCCTCGCGGACGTGGTGCTCTCGTTCCCCTCGCTGATCCTGATCATCACCGTCGTCTCGGTGCTCGGCCCGAGCATCTACAACATCATGCTGGTGATCGGCTTACTGGGGTGGCCGCCCATCGCCCGGATCGTGCGGGCGCTGTTCCTCTCCCTGCGCGAGCGCGAGTTCGTGCTGGCGAGCCGGACCATCGGCGTCCCGAACAGCCGGATCATCTTCCGGCACATCCTGCCGAACGCGGTGGCCCCGGTGATCGTCGCGGCGACGTTCGGCATGGCGAACGCAATCCTGTTGGAGGCCGGTCTCAGCTTCCTGGGGCTGGGCGTGCAGCCGCCGACGCCCAGTTGGGGCAACATGCTGACGGACGCACAGTCCTTGACGGTGCTGGAGTCGATGCCGTGGCTGTGGATCCCGCCGGGCACGATGATCGCGCTGGCCGTGCTCTCGATCAACTTCATCGGGGACGGGCTGCGCGACGCGCTGGACCCGCAGCACGTCCGGTGA
- a CDS encoding acetylxylan esterase, producing MMTQTTMPRPSDFDAYWAAVDAKLAQYPAAPTLERLALPSDEHSTVYGVKLTSIGPYRIFGYLSIPNGQGPWPGLLVAPGYGSVNHLPHLDDRQRYVTLVLMHRGQRLADQPFAAAFPGLLTLGIDDPNRYIFRGIVADCLRGAEFLLSRPEVDKHKVGIVGGGLALMTAARRPGFTAVQASGMLFHRLMEVRRRSDEYPIEEINDYLRAYPEQEEAVARTLSYFEASSHAPAITGRTVFSIGGAGLSGYEWLKPLTSAPTGPVDFYELSHEGGTDHDWLDAWTAEQLGSVPKPRLWTVA from the coding sequence ATGATGACGCAGACGACGATGCCACGCCCGTCCGACTTCGATGCGTACTGGGCAGCGGTTGACGCCAAACTGGCCCAGTACCCCGCCGCGCCGACGCTCGAACGGCTGGCCCTGCCCTCCGACGAGCACTCGACCGTCTACGGCGTGAAGCTCACCAGCATCGGCCCGTACCGCATCTTTGGCTACCTGAGCATCCCGAACGGCCAGGGGCCATGGCCGGGCCTGCTTGTCGCGCCGGGGTACGGCAGCGTCAACCACCTGCCGCACCTGGACGACCGCCAGCGCTACGTGACGCTGGTGCTGATGCACCGGGGGCAGCGGCTGGCCGACCAGCCGTTCGCGGCGGCCTTTCCCGGGCTGCTGACGCTCGGCATCGACGATCCAAACCGCTACATCTTCCGGGGCATCGTGGCGGACTGTCTGCGCGGCGCGGAGTTCCTGCTCTCGCGGCCGGAGGTGGACAAGCACAAGGTCGGGATCGTCGGGGGCGGCCTCGCGTTGATGACGGCAGCCCGCCGGCCCGGCTTCACCGCTGTGCAGGCGTCTGGCATGCTGTTCCACCGGCTGATGGAGGTGCGGCGGCGCAGCGACGAGTATCCCATCGAGGAGATCAACGACTACCTGCGCGCCTATCCCGAGCAGGAGGAGGCCGTCGCCCGCACGCTCTCGTACTTCGAGGCGAGCAGCCACGCGCCAGCCATCACGGGCCGGACGGTCTTCAGCATCGGCGGGGCTGGCCTCTCAGGGTACGAGTGGCTGAAGCCGCTGACGAGCGCTCCAACTGGGCCCGTCGACTTCTACGAGCTGTCGCACGAGGGCGGCACCGACCACGACTGGCTGGACGCCTGGACGGCCGAGCAGCTTGGCTCGGTGCCGAAGCCGCGCCTGTGGACGGTTGCCTGA
- a CDS encoding acetylxylan esterase, with amino-acid sequence MAAARKPADQFGTSVVRPPDFDDFWAAIMAEANALPLNPSMEHIPMRSTDEVDVYEIGYDSLDGLRIAGWYCRPKEGYIAPPYPALLIVPGYVSEPTLPKSWAKMGYAAVGVAPRGKLRSNRHFNPGYPGLLVNNIVDRHTYSYRGFYVDACRAVDFVLTRPEVDPARIGVHGSSQGGALTITTAALRRDVITCGAAGAPYLCGFMDAASLTNSWPYQEMNDYLRLYPDREQQMRDTVAYFDGINFAPWITAPMMVYIGLNDDVCPPETGYALKNALTCPLEFHAQPRSAHDAGRHWVMPKVEAFLAKHLKPAPTSRHAQPTVG; translated from the coding sequence ATGGCAGCTGCGCGGAAACCGGCGGACCAGTTCGGCACGTCCGTGGTGCGCCCACCCGACTTTGACGACTTCTGGGCGGCCATCATGGCCGAGGCCAACGCACTCCCGCTCAACCCGTCGATGGAGCACATCCCGATGCGCTCCACCGACGAGGTTGACGTCTACGAGATCGGGTACGACAGCCTGGATGGGCTGCGGATCGCCGGGTGGTACTGCCGCCCGAAGGAAGGCTACATCGCGCCGCCGTATCCGGCGCTGCTGATCGTCCCGGGCTACGTCTCCGAGCCGACGCTGCCGAAGTCCTGGGCCAAGATGGGGTACGCGGCGGTCGGCGTCGCGCCGCGCGGCAAGCTGCGCTCGAATCGACACTTCAACCCCGGCTACCCGGGGCTGCTGGTCAACAACATCGTGGACCGTCACACCTACAGCTACCGGGGATTCTACGTGGACGCCTGCCGGGCGGTGGACTTCGTGCTGACGCGGCCCGAGGTCGACCCCGCGCGGATCGGCGTGCACGGCAGCAGCCAGGGCGGCGCGCTGACGATCACCACGGCAGCGCTGCGGCGGGACGTCATCACCTGCGGCGCGGCCGGCGCGCCGTACCTGTGCGGGTTCATGGACGCCGCCAGTCTGACCAACTCCTGGCCGTACCAGGAGATGAACGACTACCTGCGTCTGTATCCCGACCGCGAGCAGCAGATGCGCGACACGGTCGCCTACTTTGACGGGATCAACTTCGCGCCGTGGATCACCGCCCCGATGATGGTCTACATCGGCCTCAACGACGATGTCTGCCCGCCGGAGACCGGCTACGCGCTCAAGAACGCCCTGACCTGCCCGCTGGAGTTCCACGCCCAGCCGCGCTCGGCCCACGACGCCGGCCGCCACTGGGTCATGCCGAAGGTCGAGGCGTTCCTGGCGAAGCACCTGAAGCCCGCGCCAACCTCGCGCCACGCGCAGCCGACGGTCGGATAG